The DNA window TAGAGAACGAGATagagaaagagaaagagaTAAAGAGAGGGATAGAGAAAGGGACAGAGAAAAGGACAGAGAGAGGGAAAAAGAAAGGGAAAAAGAAAGGGAAAAAGAAAGGGATAAAGAAAGGGATAAAGAAAGGGACAGAGAAAGGGATAGAGAAAGGGATAGAGAAAGAGATAGAGATAGGGATAGAGATAgggataaagaaaaagagaaagaaaaagcCAAGGATAGAATTAAAGATAAGGCAAAAGAACgagataaaatgaaaagtaaatataaaaatagaaataaagaaaaaacgagaggaaaaattaaaagggaAGGAATAGGAGAAGCAGCGAAAGAAGCAACAGAAGAAGCAGAAGTACCAGCAGGAGTTGCAACGGAAGGCGTGGATTAtgataatagtagtaattaTTCGGAGccgaaaagaaaatttttaaaagatgatgatgatgatgatgaataTAGGAGGGATAGAGAATTTTCTAGAGCAGATAAGTTCGAATACTCAAATAATAACATGccaaaaaatgaagataaagCAAATGAACACGACAGGTATATGTGTttgcataaataaaagtagCATGCCGTCACTTAAGCAGAGATCTTTTACTTCCCAAACGGGAGGTTGCGCCCTACTGAGTGACtatttttgcattattttacattacaTTATGGGTGCGTGtatgtgcgtatatatatatatatatatatatatgcttatgtatatgtatatgtatatgtatatgtatatgtatattttttttttttttttttttttttttgcgtcGTAATATGTCCCCTTCTAAGTTGTTATGTTTGcacgtatatacatgtgtatatgtgtgcacTTGTGTCAACACAGTATGCCGCGCGTTCCCTGAGAACaaccttttttatttgaagaaacacattaacatatattgtatactgtttattaatttttaattttttttttttgatacaaAAATTGTGTTAcatagaaagaaaaaaaaaaaaaaaaaaaaaagaaacacaCATCTGCTTAGCCTATTTGCACATAATTcaatctttttaattttatcataacgaaatttgtattaaaaatttttattatataaaatacgtTATGTACTGTACAGCTATTTCAACttataaattatgatatgttcatgttttctttttgatCAGTGAAAGAGCAacatcatataaaaaaagggaaagaagtaaaaataaatacaaggAAAAACATAAATGTTGAAAAAAAGCCAAGATATGAGAGAAAGCTCTCATGAAGAAGACGGAAATTAGCGTCATGGGAGCATTATCATAGCGGCGAAAGAGCAGCAAAAAGGCAGCAAAAAAGCAGCAAAAAAGCAGAAAAAAAGCAGCAAAAAAGCAGAAAAAAAGCAGCAAAAAAGCAGCAAAAAAGCAGAAAAAAAGCAGCAAAAAAGCAGAAAAAAAGCAGCAAAAAAGCAGCAAAAAAGCAGAAAAAAAGCAGTAAAACCACAGCGAAGTGGTAGTGAAACTAGTAGCCAAAAAAGTAcaataaatttcttttttttaattatatttaagtgGTAAACAATATGATatttgtatgtgtatatgcacaCGAACATGCATGTATAcctagttttttttttttttttttttttttttaaatacttttttcttaCAATGTCagaataattttgttttttaatgttaatggtaagtataaaataaaagttatattcgtaaattttgtaaatcGCTAATTTTACTAACTTTATTTTGtgtttatgaaaattttgaaaaatgattAAAACTGTTGTAaacctttttcttttcttttttttttttttcaaagagaaaaatgtaaatataactgtaaaaatgagaatatgtaaaaacataattaaagatataaatgttatatgtgaatgcacatataataacattcgatacatatgtacatattttagTGAAGcatagataataaaaaaaaaaaaaaaaaaaaaaaaaaacaatataatataatataatataaaataatataatataatataataaataaaaagaataaagaagCAGGTAAAACGAAAAAGCAGTAATTGGATATGTAcaagtatgtacatatttaactTAGATGTACgcgctatatatataagcagcacatatatacatacaaatataataacgGTGTTAATTCTCAAAGCAGCACAACAAAAATTAGTgggtacatttttttatagatataaaaaagaataccCACCTACAGATAAATACaagttgaaaaaaatatacgtcACGTATATAGTAtggccttttttttttttactgaagagtatataaatatatgtaaaaatatgcatatacatttttatataataaatgaagagTCCTAAAACTCAGGTAAAGTTCAAAAATgttttgatttatttaaaaattaatttttgcatTCAAAGGATAttgtgaaaaattatttttttagaaaaaaaaaaaaaaaaaaattaatatgaaaaaattaagagaacacaaaataataaaatagctTTGAGGAGAAAAATTTGCATACGTCACAGCAGTAGTTGATTGTTCATCGTTGTTTACTGTGTGTTCCATTATTAGTGTATGTTTAAAGGATAAGTGTTGAGGGAATCAAAACCAAAGAATGCtcaaacgaaaaaaaaaggaaacagATTATTCTTATGGAAAGTTCGAAAATTATGGTTACTCAAAAAAGATAAGCAACGAAGTAAAAGTTTCACTTAAGGAAGGAGAAAAACTTAGCAGTAAATTTAGGAACAGAGGTTTAACAAGAGACAAAAGAGCTACAGTAAATTCAGTGCTTGATAATAGAACgttacttattttaaaaaagttaaaagataatttattaaatgaaatatatggaGTTGTTAGTTCTGGAAAAGAGGCCTATGTTTTTAATTCactcaaaattttaaataatgaagaacTGCATTATGTGGAAGAAATATTGTTAACGTATATGGAAAAAAGGTACAATCGCAGGGGGGATAGTGCCCCCAGTGGGAGAGGGGATGAATGGGAAGAAAGGGAAGAAATAGAAGAACTTGAAGAAACGgatgaaaatgaagaaattgaaaaagtggaagaaaatgaagaaatggaagaaatggaagaaatggaagaaatggaagaaatggaagaaatggaagaaaatgaagaaatggaagaaatggaagaaatggaagaaatggaagaaatggaagaaaatgaagaaattgaaaaagtggaagaaaatgaagaaatggaagatatggaagaaatggaaaaaagagaagaataTGAGTTGTACGAAGGAAGTGAACAATGCGACTACAGCGCACTTCCCAACGGAAACGAATCCCCAGGAAGTTGTGAGGCAGAAGGATACGTTAACCTCGGACAAGAGAACTATTCGCCCAGAAGACAAATTTCACATAGCCATTCCGAAAAAAGGGAAGATATGAAAATGGAGGACGTAGTTATGCTAAGGGAGTCAGAGGAAACTTTTGATATAATAGATATTTTAggaaaaataagtaaaatgaaatataaaaatgacaaTTATATTTCTACCATatttaaagagaaaaaaaaaaaaaaaaaacaagtgGTCATATCTTTTGCCACGAAAGTGTATAATACGTCTATcctaatttttaaaaagagatCACAATATATGGAAGGAGAATTTCGATTTAGAAATGCCTATACCAAAAATAGAAACCCCAGAAAAATGGTAAAACAATGGTCAGAAAAAGAATTTCGAAATTTAAGACGAATATTAATACACGGATTAAGATGCCCATATCCGTtagttttaaaaagtaatgtTATTGTAATGAGTATGTTAGGTACTTTAGATAGGGCGTGTCCAAAAATGAAAGATTTAAATTTGAGTGtaataaaatggaaagaaTTATATGTTGAATGTATTTGCATTTTACGATTACTATTTTGTAATTGTAAACTTGTGCATGCAGATTTTTCCgaatataatttactttatttttgtaatcatatttatattattgatGTCTCCCAATCAATGGAACATGATCATCCATTCGCCTTAgagtttttaaaaagagaTTGCTTGAACATTacaaacttttttaaaaaaaagatcgGAAATGTTGGAAAGGAGGAGAAAAGAGGTGATGGTGGCAATGTTGATGGTAGTGGTGATAGCGGTAATGTTGATGttgatgatgataataataataatggcaCGCACCAATTATGTAACGAATACGACTGTAAGAATCTCAATGAAGATTACATTTCAAGGATCCAAAAAAgctatatatacaaaaatacgGCAAAAATGAACTGTAATAACAATGTACTACCATCTCGTGACGCACTACATCatggtagtaataataatactccCATTGCTAGCTTAGTAAATGAAAAGTTCTATAGTAAAGTGCATATTTTAcctttgaaaaaattatttgattATATTGTAAGTTCCAACTTACCTGAAGATATATCACATTTTAttgaaaaggataaaaagaaaatatttgtaaatccTTTGGAAATAATGTACCTTCAAATTTATggcttaataaaaaatactacTTGTATACCTAAATTGGACTTTAAAAAGATACGAACAAATCgaatttattttgaaaaattaaaaagagcTACATGTTATTATGTAACAAAAATTGctgtagaaaaaaataatgagttacattttaaaaagtattgtTCTCACAAAGATGAAATAGAAGAACAAGTGTTCTTACGTTCATGGATCCCGGCATATTTGAATGAAATTACAGATCTCAGAGCTATTGAAAAAGACTTGAAActtttgaaaaaaggaaaatcaGTGGTTAGTCAGTTTGTCTCAAATAATGGAAACGATAATATGGATACGAgtcataaaaaaacaaataacaCCCATAGTGAATTCATAGAACGGTGTGATCGGAACGAACTCAATAAATGTGTTGTTGCCACACATTTTGATAATGAAATTCGTAGAGAGCACCTCAATAATAAAGGCACCATATATCTTGCGCAAAGAGGAGAAGCCACAGGAAGTTGTAAAATCAAGCACATACAGAGAGAAGATTCTGCACATAAAGAGAGCTGTGAAGAGGATGTATATGATGGGTGTGATCAGCATGATGAGCACGATGGGAACGATGAACACAGGGAAAATGGAGAAGATAAAGAGAATCGTAAGAACTATAAGGAAGAAACAATGCTGTCATTATTGAACGGCAAAAAATTGTCAAAACCGTTTGAAAATTTGACTTCTTTAAACGACTTATCGCATGTGCGTGAATCAGATCTGTCGGATGTGCATAAATCAGATCTGTCGGATGTGCATAAATCAGATCTGTTGGATGTGCATGAATCAGATCTGTTGGATGTGCATGAATCATATCTGTCGGATGTACACAAATTAGACCAGTCGGATGAGCATAAATCAGACCAATCGAACAATGAGAACTGTTGTTTGCAAAGTGAACATGAAGAAATCAAATTCAAAGGAATAATTCCTGAAGGCGTTACAAGAAAAGAATGGAGCAAGCTAGTGAAAATACAAAATCGAGAAAGAAGGAAACATAAAATTCCCAAGtatcagaaaaaaaagaaaaaaaagaaggtccactcgaaaaataaataaggatCCGcctaaaaaattaagaaaaaaaaaaagaaaaattttggtgagtatttatatatatatatatatatgcatatacatatataaacatatatttctcTGTAGagataaattttaaaagtaaaaacataagcaaattttttatgtgtatacacACTGATGGAAACACAagaattttatgaatttttttacgTTAATCCTGTGTATGGTTAATACGctctataatttttatgaataagcACAAGGTACGTTGGTGGAAAACAACAgttattaaatgaatatactTAGTGGTTAACAACTTaacatgttcataaaattattctcTGTGCATAATTTTAACTGATGAtgatgtataaaataatatatggcatttttttttttttttttcatttgtactAGTTAAAATGTTTAACATTTGTGAAAATATTAgatttctatttttctatgttatcctttttatatttgttctatcgtatagataatatatcaaatatctcttcatttattcttttttacaacaatttctttttaatgtatttgttttacttttgcttttattaaaatttttttattgcatgttaataattttccattttttttttttttttttacattataaacAGCTGAAATGTATGCATTTTATTcatacattaaaatttatctaatttttctttCGTAAACTGCGTCTTTCAAAAACGCGCAAATGAGACATTTTTGAGAcactttttacttttacatCTTTAAACCTTTTCaagcaaaaaaatactttttaattatctctaaatataaagatataccttcacttttttttttttttttactctatatcaatcatatatatttgatgcACGTGCACCCATATGTGTAGTACTTGCGTGTatacatctttttttttttttttttttttttttatttgccaCTTTGGTTATTTGTGcaacattatttattttttttgctaaaaataactaaaaaataaaaagatcaAAAAATAGTTGATAGTATAAAGCGAGATAGAAACTATGAAATGAGTGATACTTTATAAGTGCATTCACTTTCATCTGAACTTTTActaataagataaaaaaaaaaaaaataaaataaaactttatCCATTACAAACTACGTTTCTGTGTTTTCGtatgttttcctttttttctttttcctttctgtttgttttttattctgTTTCCTTGTTTTTTTCGcccttttttaattgttttttcttgtttttgtTCTCGCACATATGTAGTGAATgcggataaaaaaaaaaaacgaacaaattaaaaactatgaacaaataaattttccttttttttttaaaaaaaaaatgtgtctTACCAATCTTGTCACTATTTCTTTTGATTAAATTCCGCATAAAAAAATGGACTTTTGTGAAGTGATAAATTTAAAGACGcaatgaacaaaaatatattttattttgtcatcttttattttgtcatcttttattttgtcatcttttattttatcatgttttaatttgttatgctttattttgttttattaaattttatttttgggAAATTGCAGTTTTTACAAAGTGtttttttgtcctttttCGCTATTTATTAGTATCCTATTAGTAGTTTAAAGGGAGTAAGCCATAGGCAAAGAACTACTGAATATTCTAAGGTAGCAAAATAACAACAAGATGAAATAAGACatacacaaaataaaataaaaacagtatatacataagaaGCAAGGTCCATACTTGTTAACACTGATACCAGTGCttgtttatgttttttacttaatttagGAACATAATGGAATAActaagttttttttaaaagatttaataaaagaGTCATCACTAAAAAACAGTGATACTGTATCAGACAATAAGAcagaaaataaggaaaagcATACGAAGCAAAATGTAAAACGAATTtcaattcaattttttccccttacaaggaaataatatgcatatgtgtatatgtacatatttacttGTATGCGCAAAAATGGTACAAGTTCAACTTTTCGCTTAAATTAGGACAAAAATCCGTCGTTTAATGTGTCCTACACTTGGGAAACTGATTCGATAAGCGGATTAAGGTAAAGTCATATATAACACGGTTTAATGCAATAACTGAAAcatgtaaatttattattaatttatatatacttttcaggtacataaatgttttaaataaaaaagataaaaaaaaattgggtTTTCAGTGTAACTTAAAATTAACacggaataaaaaaaaagcatatatacacgcatatatgtatgcatgtacatatattaatatatttatttgtttgtgtCCCCTTTTAAAGGTATTTACTGTAGAGATAAACAGCtctttaaaaagaaaaacagcGTGTTATACCACATGGTTACATTTAATCATGGCTTAAAATCAAGTGTTGTAGAAGAACTAAAGgtatctttttataattttatttgctaatatttgttatatatacatatatatatatatatgcataatgtATGTGTAGTAAATCgctattttttatgtttcatttttcatactctcattatttttaatatcctAAGTTAAGAAAATATGGAAATCTGTGTTTTCGTAATATTagtctttttttaataagttcccataaaaataagtaaattgCAATTTTTAAGTGATCCATTTTGAACTCCTTTTAATGAGCGCAAATTTGTTACAAACATTTTATCATATGAGCATATAGATGCATGcatgtacaaatatgtatacatgaaCACATCtcccttttccttttttggtGCAAGCTTAATGAGAGAACCTCAGACGACAGACTAAATTTTATCAACAATTTCGATGTAAAAAAACGTATagagaaagagaaagaaaaggAGGAGAAGGAGAAGAAGGTGAATCTGAAGATAAAGCAGCAGGAAACTCAAAAAGAATCTTTTAATGATTACAGTTTAATTAAACTTGAAATAGAATTTGTCTCAaccttatatttattaacgtATGAAGAATTGGAAGcgttgtattttttttttttttcggaAAATCTTTTTCCTcttaatgataaatatatgaataaagaaaatataattgaaaaatttttaacaagTATAAGTTCCATTTCGAATAAATATTCCAGTACAATTAAAgcgggtatatatatatatattttttttttttttcccatgtTGATGTACTGCACTTAAACCTACTATTGTATATCACCACATGTGATGATCTAATggcgctttttttttttttttttatttaacttcTTACAATTCACccttgaaatatatttactccTTCTTCTACCTCTTTTgattttcccctttttagCGTATAATGTGCCTAACTTAAAAAATGACGTGCAATATATAACATTGAGTGAATACCTAAACGAGTTAAAAGACTCGTTTGAAAAAGATAAcaatttaaaacataatcCAGATGTAGTAGATGAGGTGGGCACTACAGAAATGAGTATCAAGAACGATAAAGAACAtgaggaagaaaaagaaaaagaaaaaaaagacgaacaaaatgaaaaagaaagaaaaaaagtagaaGAAGTAGAAGCAGATGTAGAAGTAGGaaacacaaaaaaagaagatacgAATGAGGGTCAGAAACATGACCCAGAAAAAGGAAATGCAAGCACCATGATCTACAATActgtagaaaaaaataaagagtaTGTACTAGAAAAGGAGATTGAACAGTCGCAcgaaagaaataaagaaaatatacaaCAGGAAAGAGAAACAGCCATCAAACATAACGGAGGAGGtgttgtaaaaaataacGAAATGGATTCtgtaggaaaaaaaaagaaaaaaaggaaaaaagaaagagatATGGATATAGAAACATTAGACGGAAAGgatcatatattaataaatttaaatgacTGTGACATCATCAAGcataatgataaattattCATCAATTTAACTGCACAAAAGGAAACAAAAGatgataaaagaaataaagaaaaaaaaacttttctcataattaataataaggaAGTAAATAATGTGCAAGTGAGTATGAGTTCAAGTGAGGAGGtcttatatgaaaatataaacaataatGAAAGTATTATCCCTATTAAGGAGAACAAGGAAAATAGTAGAAACATTTTactaaatatgaataaagtGATCAGGAAAACTGCAAAAAGAAAtgcagaaaataaaaaaagcacTACGAATGCATGTAAAATGCCACGATCCATTGGAACAAATTTTAAACCTGAGAATATCGAGTTGAGtgaaaattcaaaaattaatgattTAGGAAAAAGATCTTCCCTTGGAACAAATTTAATGGAGAAACAAGAAACCGGAATAAGTGCATTATCATGTAGTAATACCACTCATGAGGGAACCTCCGTAAATGTATCTAAACAGAGCGTAGGTCAAGGAAAGCCTTCAACATATACAGACAAATTAATTGAAGAAAATATGGACATGGCGAATAACgcgaataaagaaaaaaaagtgataaaTTGTAATGAGATAAAATATTCTAGggaaaatcaaaataaatgttataatattatagacGAACAACAGCTAGGTAACCACCCTAATAATCCCTTTACTGTAATGAATACTAAAGACAATAGGAATATCGCaggaaaacgaaaaaaaaaaaatacgtcCGATGACAGcaatatagaaataaatcAAATGAGCATTGATGATTGTAAAAAGAACGATACTGCAACGATGGATAAtgatgcaaaaaaaataaagctgtgctcaaaaaatatttcaaagtTTGTGTTTTTCGACGATGTTAACTGTGAAGCGAGGGAAGAGGAAAAGAAAGAGGAGGATGAACGTAAAGATACGGGTAAAGATACTGGTGCAGATAAGAGTGATAATACGGGAGAAAGTACACTTAGAGATACAGACCAAAATATGGACATAGATGGAGccgataaaaaaaaagatcacAAGAAGGAACGTGGCAAAGCAACAATTAGAAGAAGGAATAATTGTATTCCTCGCACAAATgagataaacaaaaataaaaggataatgaacaaaatagaaagggaaaataaatttattcgtaaaaaggaaaaatataaagcacAACAACACTGTTCATCACTCATACACGAAAGAATAGTCAAAAGGAACCCTTTCATGAACAGCGcaggtaataataaaacaagcagtaacaataaaaattatagcataaaaggaaaatcacagacaaataaaaaaacatgtattaaaaatatttatgaacaaGGTATTGGTATATTTGAAGGAGACAGCGAGAATATATTGCATGGAAAGAAATTCATTGATAAATCTGAGAGAAAGAAATCTGAAAATAGATGCACCttcttaaaaaaagaaattaaacaGCTATGTAACTTGTCCAACgataatataattcaatataatgatataaatttatcGTGCACACGTTCTCACAGAATATCCCgttatacaaaaatttgaaatgtttaataaataacaatatatgtgttaaaatgttcaaattaattttaaaagatttaaatctttttcttctttatttgtTCTTCTGCTTCcctttccttttatttacatGTTTCACtctttttccccttttttttttttttttttttttttgtaatataaaaaaggtttgtgaacaattttaaaatttttgtttcgTTTTGTTTCGTATTGTTTCGTATTGTTTCGTATTGTTTTgctttgttttgttttttttatatttaaattttttttttttttttttacataatgaAATTGACAATTGTTTCTTATACTTtcatacttttatattttttttttttagtaattttaACATTGCTGACGGTAAATTTCACatttctaatataaaaatagatacataaaaatgatttatatatatatgcatatatatatatatttaaataaattaatataaaatttttttaacttttaattagattttacattttacttattcctaattaaataaatatattttttttatttatattatttctcgtatgaattttatttttcctattttttcaatttttgttttgttagttatttttttaattatattatatgtacatgtatatttttatacgtatatattttgatacgtatatattttgatacgtatatattttgatacgtatatattttgatacgtatatattttaatatgtatatatttaattattcattcaaaaaaattgtaagtACAATTTATcacttttccatttttttttttttttaattataaaatatattataaaaaagcaaaaaatggAAGGGAAAGTGAAATTAATAGATACCTTcaataaatgaacatatatatatatgtaacatatatacgttcgtatgtatgtatatacaatataatattctttaacTTTGTGTTTTTCTGTTGAACAAAAACacagaattaaaaataaaaatagtaaataaaatGCAAATAGATCAAcaaattgtatattttagtaatatttttattatgtataatatgtgtaaattttttttaaaagcaaTATGTACTCGAAAGTATGGGCGCAGttaagtatatatagatatatatatatcatacacatgtacataatgtgcttatgtatatataaatatatatatatagaataagTCAGAAATTAgactataatattttttgttatatcgtaaaattttttaatcaaTTTAAGAATTAAACAAGTTCGATATAACCaatgataataaattgttttgaagtataaaaaaattaaaaaaaaaaaaaagagagagaacataaacaaaaacaatGTCTCCTTATGAATATTTgtttaagtatataataattggTGATACGggtaatttaaaaaaccgaaataaaaatattattcatttaagtgttcagaacaaaaaatatcaatattattttttatgtatgtatttataaaaacatttatttatttgtgcatttgtttatttgcatatttatttttatttatttattttttttttttttttgaaggaGTCGGAAAAAGTTGTCTTTTATTACAATTTACAGACAAAAGATTTAGAGCAGATCATGATTTAACAATAGGTGTAGAATTTGGGGCAAGATTAATTAACTTAGacaataaacaaataaaacttCAAATATGGGATACGTATGcatacaaaaagaaaaacaacaatacgtatgcatatatgtatgtatgtttgtacttgtatatatgtgtatagtAAATCTGAAGATGCTCTGTAATGTGAAATGTTGTTCTTGTATCATTTTCTGAAGAAGCCACAATTTACTAAAGAGcataataatacattcaaTTATAAGTTAAATTATctgcttaatttttttttttttccttttccccCCTCGAATTAGTGCAGGTCAAGAATCCTTTAGATCAATAACGAGGTCATATTATCGTGGTGCAGCGGGAGCATTATTAGTTTATGATATTACTCGGTAGATATGCATAAGTTTTCTTTAGATAtgataaaatgtttatatttagtaATAAATTTGTAGTGAGGTTTGTAATGAAAAAGGTCAGTtgttgtattatatattatgtgtagtataatttaaaattttttacttttttttttttttttttttttacaaatagaAGAGAAACATTTAACCATTTAAACAGATGGTTAGATGAAGTACGACAGAATTCAAACCCACATATGGCAATTATTTTAGTGGGAAATAAATGTGATTTAGAAAGAAGAGAAGTTTCAGTAGAAGAAGGTGCACAATTTGCTAGACAAAATggattaatatttttagaaaCTTCTGC is part of the Plasmodium malariae genome assembly, chromosome: 14 genome and encodes:
- the RIO1 gene encoding serine/threonine protein kinase RIO1, putative; this encodes MLKRKKKETDYSYGKFENYGYSKKISNEVKVSLKEGEKLSSKFRNRGLTRDKRATVNSVLDNRTLLILKKLKDNLLNEIYGVVSSGKEAYVFNSLKILNNEELHYVEEILLTYMEKRYNRRGDSAPSGRGDEWEEREEIEELEETDENEEIEKVEENEEMEEMEEMEEMEEMEEMEENEEMEEMEEMEEMEEMEENEEIEKVEENEEMEDMEEMEKREEYELYEGSEQCDYSALPNGNESPGSCEAEGYVNLGQENYSPRRQISHSHSEKREDMKMEDVVMLRESEETFDIIDILGKISKMKYKNDNYISTIFKEKKKKKKQVVISFATKVYNTSILIFKKRSQYMEGEFRFRNAYTKNRNPRKMVKQWSEKEFRNLRRILIHGLRCPYPLVLKSNVIVMSMLGTLDRACPKMKDLNLSVIKWKELYVECICILRLLFCNCKLVHADFSEYNLLYFCNHIYIIDVSQSMEHDHPFALEFLKRDCLNITNFFKKKIGNVGKEEKRGDGGNVDGSGDSGNVDVDDDNNNNGTHQLCNEYDCKNLNEDYISRIQKSYIYKNTAKMNCNNNVLPSRDALHHGSNNNTPIASLVNEKFYSKVHILPLKKLFDYIVSSNLPEDISHFIEKDKKKIFVNPLEIMYLQIYGLIKNTTCIPKLDFKKIRTNRIYFEKLKRATCYYVTKIAVEKNNELHFKKYCSHKDEIEEQVFLRSWIPAYLNEITDLRAIEKDLKLLKKGKSVVSQFVSNNGNDNMDTSHKKTNNTHSEFIERCDRNELNKCVVATHFDNEIRREHLNNKGTIYLAQRGEATGSCKIKHIQREDSAHKESCEEDVYDGCDQHDEHDGNDEHRENGEDKENRKNYKEETMLSLLNGKKLSKPFENLTSLNDLSHVRESDLSDVHKSDLSDVHKSDLLDVHESDLLDVHESYLSDVHKLDQSDEHKSDQSNNENCCLQSEHEEIKFKGIIPEGVTRKEWSKLVKIQNRERRKHKIPKYQKKKKKKKVHSKNK
- the PmUG01_14065300 gene encoding conserved Plasmodium protein, unknown function, with translation MNKNIFYFYPISSLKGVSHRQRTTEYSKEHNGITKFFLKDLIKESSLKNSDTVSDNKTENKEKHTKQNDKNPSFNVSYTWETDSISGLRYINVLNKKDKKKLGFQCIYCRDKQLFKKKNSVLYHMVTFNHGLKSSVVEELKLNERTSDDRLNFINNFDVKKRIEKEKEKEEKEKKVNLKIKQQETQKESFNDYSLIKLEIEFVSTLYLLTYEELEALYFFFFSENLFPLNDKYMNKENIIEKFLTSISSISNKYSTYNVPNLKNDVQYITLSEYLNELKDSFEKDNNLKHNPDVVDEVGTTEMSIKNDKEHEEEKEKEKKDEQNEKERKKVEEVEADVEVGNTKKEDTNEGQKHDPEKGNASTMIYNTVEKNKEYVLEKEIEQSHERNKENIQQERETAIKHNGGGVVKNNEMDSVGKKKKKRKKERDMDIETLDGKDHILINLNDCDIIKHNDKLFINLTAQKETKDDKRNKEKKTFLIINNKEVNNVQVSMSSSEEVLYENINNNESIIPIKENKENSRNILLNMNKVIRKTAKRNAENKKSTTNACKMPRSIGTNFKPENIELSENSKINDLGKRSSLGTNLMEKQETGISALSCSNTTHEGTSVNVSKQSVGQGKPSTYTDKLIEENMDMANNANKEKKVINCNEIKYSRENQNKCYNIIDEQQLGNHPNNPFTVMNTKDNRNIAGKRKKKNTSDDSNIEINQMSIDDCKKNDTATMDNDAKKIKLCSKNISKFVFFDDVNCEAREEEKKEEDERKDTGKDTGADKSDNTGESTLRDTDQNMDIDGADKKKDHKKERGKATIRRRNNCIPRTNEINKNKRIMNKIERENKFIRKKEKYKAQQHCSSLIHERIVKRNPFMNSAGNNKTSSNNKNYSIKGKSQTNKKTCIKNIYEQGIGIFEGDSENILHGKKFIDKSERKKSENRCTFLKKEIKQLCNLSNDNIIQYNDINLSCTRSHRISRYTKI
- the RAB2 gene encoding ras-related protein Rab-2, putative, with the translated sequence MSPYEYLFKYIIIGDTGVGKSCLLLQFTDKRFRADHDLTIGVEFGARLINLDNKQIKLQIWDTAGQESFRSITRSYYRGAAGALLVYDITRRETFNHLNRWLDEVRQNSNPHMAIILVGNKCDLERREVSVEEGAQFARQNGLIFLETSAKTAKNVEEAFIYTARKIYDNILEDVYDLSNESYGIKYGPTNQYSRVKLDMPSLPESRSSFSCC